In a single window of the Zea mays cultivar B73 chromosome 5, Zm-B73-REFERENCE-NAM-5.0, whole genome shotgun sequence genome:
- the LOC103627382 gene encoding pentatricopeptide repeat-containing protein At3g04130, mitochondrial, with amino-acid sequence MPLRGLRRRGRCCDDGRTLLRLSLRRSSSCAAPSSQSSNSAALTAEEEAAAAQIKSSLLRARKGSVEDLVRALAAECSEVRLTSGVADSLLRGCGDCWKPALGFFLWAQSRGGGYSHTPYACSRMVDLLGKTRQIDRMWDLLSEMHCRGLVTVDTVAKSIRRLAAARKWRDAILLFDQLEDLGLERNTETMNVLLDALCKEKKVELAREVFVMLSPHIAPDAYTFNIFVHGWCSVRRIDEALWTIEEMKTRGFPPIVITYTAVLEAYCKQRNFRRVYEVLDSMGSQGCHPNVITYTMIMTSLTKCERFEEALSVSDRMKSSGCKPDTLFYNALINLLGRAGHLFEANQVFRVEMPRNGVLRNVATYNTMISILCQYGRDDDALGVLKEMEAQSCKPDLQTYQPLLRLLLGRRGQAAAVHRLLSELRDRNGLGLDLDTYTLLIHGLCKVGETDWAYLLYDEMVGSEIVPRPRTCELLLSEMQRQNMEAYVERIRNDVSFFGLTQ; translated from the coding sequence ATGCCTCTGCGCGGTCTCCGGCGCCGGGGGCGTTGCTGTGATGACGGGAGGACCCTGCTACGCCTCTCTCTCCGCAGATCGTCATCGTGCGCCGCACCTTCGAGCCAAAGTTCCAACAGCGCCGCACTCACGGCGGAGGAAGAGGCGGCGGCCGCACAAATCAAGAGCTCGCTCCTCAGGGCGCGCAAGGGGAGCGTCGAGGACCTGGTACGGGCCCTGGCGGCAGAGTGCTCCGAGGTCCGGCTGACGAGCGGCGTCGCGGACAGCCTGCTGCGCGGGTGCGGGGACTGCTGGAAACCCGCGCTGGGTTTCTTCCTTTGGGCGCAGTCGCGGGGCGGCGGCTACTCGCACACACCGTACGCCTGCAGCCGGATGGTCGACCTGCTCGGGAAGACGAGGCAGATCGACCGGATGTGGGATCTGCTGTCCGAAATGCACTGCAGGGGGCTCGTCACGGTGGACACTGTCGCCAAGAGCATCAGGAGGCTTGCCGCTGCGAGGAAGTGGAGGGATGCCATTCTGTTGTTTGATCAGCTGGAGGACTTGGGACTGGAGAGGAACACGGAGACCATGAATGTGCTGCTGGACGCGCTCTGCAAGGAGAAGAAAGTCGAACTGGCGCGCGAGGTCTTTGTCATGCTCAGCCCTCATATCGCACCAGATGCGTACACTTTCAACATCTTCGTCCATGGTTGGTGCAGCGTGCGCAGGATTGACGAGGCGCTGTGGACGATCGAGGAGATGAAAACCAGGGGGTTCCCTCCTATCGTCATCACATACACGGCTGTTCTTGAGGCGTACTGCAAGCAGCGCAACTTCAGGAGGGTCTACGAAGTCCTTGATTCCATGGGTTCTCAGGGCTGCCATCCGAATGTGATCACATACACGATGATCATGACCTCACTGACAAAATGCGAAAGGTTTGAAGAAGCTCTGAGTGTCTCTGATAGAATGAAGTCCTCTGGTTGTAAGCCTGATACCTTGTTCTACAACGCCCTGATCAACCTTCTCGGTAGAGCAGGTCACTTGTTTGAAGCCAACCAAGTGTTTCGCGTGGAGATGCCAAGGAATGGCGTGCTCCGCAACGTGGCCACCTATAACACGATGATATCAATTCTCTGCCAATATGGGCGAGATGATGACGCGCTCGGTGTACTGAAAGAGATGGAAGCACAATCCTGCAAACCTGATCTTCAGACATATCAGCCACTTCTTAGACTGCTGCTTGGTAGAAGAGGGCAAGCTGCTGCCGTTCACCGTTTGTTGAGTGAGCTTCGTGATAGAAATGGTCTAGGGTTAGATCTTGATACATATACCCTTCTGATCCATGGTCTCTGCAAGGTCGGTGAGACCGATTGGGCTTATCTACTCTATGATGAGATGGTAGGCAGTGAAATTGTACCTAGGCCTAGAACATGCGAGTTACTTTTGAGTGAGATGCAGAGACAAAACATGGAAGCGTACGTGGAAAGAATTCGGAATGATGTAAGTTTCTTTGGCCTTACTCAGTAA